The proteins below are encoded in one region of Paenibacillus albus:
- the mgrA gene encoding L-glyceraldehyde 3-phosphate reductase produces MVYEANEARYNGSMVYNRTGRSGLKLPALSLGMWHNFGGVDPYENGRAMVRRAFDLGITHFDLANMYGPPRGSSEEMFGRLLADDLAPYRDELIISSKAGYGLWPGPYGDWGSKKYLIASLDQSLKKMGLDYVDIFYSHRPDPETPLEETLTALDLMVRQGKALYVGISNYTAEQTKEAIRILDELGTPLLIHQPSYSILNRWIEDGLQDVLAEAGTGTIVFSPLAQGLLTDKYLSGIPSNSRAAKQSGNLQEKDVTDEKLNIIRKLNELARRRGQTLSQMSLAWVLRGNRITSALIGASSVSQIDENVAALQNLSFSTEELDSIDEILA; encoded by the coding sequence ATGGTATATGAAGCAAATGAAGCACGCTACAACGGCTCGATGGTATACAACCGTACAGGGCGATCCGGACTTAAGCTGCCGGCGCTTTCTCTCGGAATGTGGCACAACTTCGGGGGCGTAGACCCCTATGAAAACGGTAGAGCGATGGTACGTCGTGCGTTTGATTTGGGTATAACCCATTTTGACCTTGCCAACATGTATGGTCCCCCTCGGGGTTCTTCCGAGGAAATGTTCGGTCGTCTGCTTGCTGATGATCTTGCCCCCTATCGGGATGAACTTATTATTTCTAGTAAGGCGGGTTATGGGCTGTGGCCTGGACCGTACGGTGATTGGGGCTCCAAAAAGTATTTGATAGCCAGCCTGGATCAAAGCTTAAAAAAAATGGGACTGGATTATGTCGATATTTTTTACTCGCACCGCCCAGACCCGGAAACGCCACTCGAAGAGACTTTGACTGCACTTGACTTAATGGTCAGACAAGGAAAAGCGTTGTATGTCGGTATTTCCAACTACACTGCCGAGCAAACGAAGGAAGCCATTCGGATTCTAGATGAACTCGGCACGCCGTTGCTTATTCATCAACCAAGTTATTCCATATTGAATCGCTGGATCGAAGACGGCCTGCAGGACGTGCTAGCGGAAGCAGGAACAGGCACTATTGTCTTCTCTCCACTGGCGCAAGGACTGTTGACAGATAAGTATTTGTCCGGCATTCCATCAAATTCCCGTGCTGCAAAGCAATCTGGCAATCTGCAAGAGAAGGATGTCACTGATGAGAAGCTGAACATAATCCGCAAGCTGAATGAGTTGGCGAGGCGCCGCGGTCAAACGCTCTCCCAAATGTCACTTGCTTGGGTGCTGCGAGGCAATCGCATAACATCCGCCTTGATTGGCGCTAGCAGCGTAAGTCAAATTGATGAGAACGTTGCCGCACTGCAAAATTTATCCTTTAGCACTGAAGAGTTGGATTCGATTGATGAAATCCTAGCGTAA
- a CDS encoding catalase has protein sequence MNEKESMKQKQLEAFRVKDQGETLTTNQGLRVEDDEHSLKVGPRGPTIMEDFHFREKMTHFDHERIPERVVHARGFGAHGEFELYESLAEYTKAKFLTDTSIRTPLFVRFSTVAGSRGSSDTVRDVRGFAVKFYTEEGNYDLVGNNMPVFFIQDAVKFPDFIHAVKPEPPNEIPQASSAHDTFWDFVVSNTESAHMIMWVMSGRALPRSFRMMEGFGVHTFRFINEQGKSHFVKFHWKPKLGVHSLIWDETQKVAGKDPDFNRRDLWNAIEQGNYPEFELGVQILKEEDEFSFDFDILDATKLWPEELVPVRIVGKMTLNRNTDNFFAETEQVAFHVGHLVPGIDFTNDPLLQGRLFSYTDTQLLRLGGPNFAEIPINRPIAPVHNNQRDGMHRMTINQGQTSYHKNGLANNDPAPVPPSAGGYRHYEEKLEGRKIKARSNSFDDHFSQASMFWHSMSPTEQSQIVDAFRFELTKVTSKKIRQRVVDVFSQVAEELAERIAEGIGATPTKGVAVTPTAISPALSVMTKMKTAATRKVAVMVGTGYQTAELQALLKELTASKVTAEIVSKTLAPVKGADGTHIEPQQSLLTAASVLYDAVYVTGGAQGVDELLSDVASTGFVREAFQHYKTIAAVGDGVRLLIGAGAVSAAWEKETQSNGILITEDKSAETSFFKSFIEAIAQHRHWDRIFQSN, from the coding sequence ATGAATGAGAAAGAAAGTATGAAGCAGAAGCAGTTGGAAGCCTTTCGCGTTAAGGATCAAGGCGAGACTCTAACGACGAATCAAGGATTGAGAGTTGAGGATGACGAACACTCCCTTAAAGTTGGTCCGCGCGGACCGACCATAATGGAGGATTTTCACTTTCGGGAGAAAATGACGCATTTCGATCATGAGCGTATACCGGAACGTGTCGTACATGCGAGAGGCTTTGGCGCCCATGGCGAATTTGAGCTGTACGAATCGCTCGCTGAGTACACAAAGGCGAAGTTTTTAACCGATACGTCGATACGGACACCTTTGTTTGTTCGATTTTCCACCGTGGCAGGGTCAAGGGGGTCAAGCGACACGGTACGAGACGTGCGCGGTTTTGCGGTTAAGTTCTATACGGAGGAAGGGAACTACGATCTCGTCGGCAACAATATGCCCGTCTTCTTTATACAGGATGCGGTGAAGTTTCCTGACTTCATACATGCTGTTAAGCCGGAGCCGCCAAATGAGATCCCGCAAGCTTCGTCGGCACATGATACCTTCTGGGATTTCGTTGTTTCGAATACTGAATCTGCTCATATGATCATGTGGGTGATGTCCGGAAGAGCGCTTCCTCGCAGCTTTCGCATGATGGAGGGGTTTGGCGTTCATACGTTCAGATTCATCAATGAGCAAGGCAAGTCACATTTCGTCAAGTTCCATTGGAAGCCGAAGCTGGGTGTACACTCGCTAATATGGGATGAGACGCAGAAGGTAGCCGGCAAAGATCCGGACTTCAACCGGCGTGATCTGTGGAATGCGATCGAGCAGGGGAACTATCCTGAATTCGAGCTTGGTGTTCAAATCTTGAAAGAAGAAGATGAATTCAGCTTCGACTTCGATATATTGGATGCGACGAAGCTATGGCCGGAAGAGCTTGTGCCGGTGCGAATCGTTGGGAAAATGACTCTAAACCGTAATACGGATAATTTCTTCGCTGAGACAGAACAGGTCGCATTTCATGTAGGCCATCTTGTGCCGGGTATAGATTTCACGAATGATCCCTTGCTGCAAGGTAGACTATTCTCTTATACCGATACCCAGTTGCTTCGTCTCGGCGGCCCGAATTTTGCGGAAATTCCGATTAATCGTCCGATCGCGCCTGTACATAACAATCAACGAGACGGCATGCATCGGATGACAATTAACCAAGGGCAGACGAGCTACCATAAGAACGGACTGGCCAACAATGATCCTGCGCCAGTACCTCCGAGTGCAGGCGGTTATCGCCATTACGAGGAGAAGCTGGAAGGGAGGAAGATCAAGGCTAGAAGCAATAGCTTTGACGATCATTTCAGCCAAGCTTCGATGTTCTGGCATAGCATGTCTCCAACCGAGCAAAGTCAGATCGTGGACGCATTTCGGTTCGAACTGACAAAAGTGACGTCTAAAAAAATTAGGCAGCGTGTAGTAGATGTATTCAGCCAGGTGGCTGAGGAGCTTGCGGAGCGGATCGCCGAAGGCATCGGAGCAACGCCAACTAAGGGAGTCGCTGTTACGCCTACAGCCATATCTCCTGCACTCAGCGTGATGACGAAGATGAAGACAGCTGCTACACGTAAGGTAGCAGTTATGGTCGGAACGGGCTATCAAACGGCAGAGCTACAAGCACTGCTAAAAGAGTTGACCGCGTCGAAAGTAACGGCGGAGATTGTCAGTAAAACGCTCGCTCCGGTAAAAGGGGCTGACGGTACGCATATTGAGCCTCAGCAATCATTGCTAACGGCGGCATCCGTGCTGTATGATGCTGTCTATGTTACCGGCGGAGCGCAAGGTGTGGACGAGCTGCTTAGCGATGTTGCATCAACTGGATTCGTTCGTGAAGCGTTCCAGCATTATAAGACCATTGCTGCTGTAGGCGATGGTGTGCGTCTCCTTATTGGTGCAGGAGCTGTAAGTGCAGCATGGGAGAAAGAGACGCAGTCGAACGGCATTCTGATTACCGAAGACAAGAGCGCAGAGACTTCATTCTTCAAGTCGTTCATTGAAGCGATCGCCCAGCATCGACATTGGGATCGGATATTTCAGTCGAACTAG
- a CDS encoding NAD(P)H-dependent oxidoreductase, with protein sequence METFDPTRKISEVDFQFILETGRLSPSSNGLEAWRFLVVQNPELREELRPFAYGAYNQLPTASHMVVILARKGLIPESPYIYEQLTKVKKYPAEMVRNNVGAWHDFFDSFHLDNEQARTAWASKQTYIALGNMMTSAAMIGIDSCPIEGIVPDRVNEILAKRGLLGDDEYEVSVLVVFGYVTGK encoded by the coding sequence ATCGAAACATTTGACCCAACCCGAAAAATATCCGAAGTAGATTTCCAGTTTATCCTGGAAACAGGGAGATTATCGCCTAGCTCCAACGGTCTTGAGGCGTGGAGATTTCTAGTTGTGCAAAATCCGGAACTTAGGGAAGAACTTCGGCCGTTCGCTTACGGCGCGTACAATCAACTGCCAACCGCGAGTCACATGGTCGTTATTCTTGCTCGTAAAGGACTGATCCCGGAATCCCCTTATATTTATGAGCAGCTGACAAAAGTTAAAAAATACCCCGCTGAAATGGTGCGAAACAACGTGGGTGCATGGCACGATTTCTTCGATTCGTTCCATCTTGATAACGAACAAGCGAGAACAGCTTGGGCTTCTAAGCAAACTTATATCGCACTAGGGAATATGATGACTTCCGCGGCGATGATCGGAATCGATTCTTGTCCGATCGAAGGCATCGTTCCTGATAGAGTCAACGAAATATTGGCAAAACGAGGATTGCTCGGAGACGACGAGTATGAAGTAAGCGTTTTGGTCGTTTTCGGTTATGTAACTGGGAAGTAA
- a CDS encoding type III polyketide synthase, with protein MKQADSVIAILGIGTAVPDYRLDQADTSQRLAQALSEIPDTARWVKRIFKQCGVETRYTCEPNLLESAEDCRYFSQWSNRVIPSTAERMETYKRESVPLGLSAARKALIDGEVEASDITHLITVSCTGQFLPGLDAVLIQQLGLAVTVNRIPLNFLGCAAGLKAVCLSRQIVSSNPSAKVLIVCVELCTLHIQPSSQREDLFGASFFGDGSSACIVGLTESNHRGIFQLGNEHSILLPDSAEEMVWEVGNYGFDLYLSTNIPKLIGRMIPEQIEHLITGCQKPELWAIHPGGKGIIDTLEEMYELTQEQTQPSRSVLRNYGNMSSATILFVLNEMRQKLINRDSGPANGIALAFGPGLTCEMIQIAYLPSVITQEQLTNEFHV; from the coding sequence ATGAAACAAGCAGATTCAGTCATTGCAATTCTGGGTATTGGCACGGCTGTGCCGGATTATCGTCTCGATCAAGCTGATACATCGCAGAGATTAGCTCAGGCATTAAGTGAGATTCCCGATACTGCACGCTGGGTAAAAAGAATCTTCAAGCAGTGCGGGGTAGAAACCCGCTACACCTGTGAGCCAAATCTGCTGGAATCCGCCGAAGATTGCCGTTATTTTTCTCAATGGTCAAATCGAGTCATCCCTTCAACAGCCGAGCGAATGGAAACTTATAAGAGAGAGTCCGTTCCATTGGGACTGAGTGCCGCGAGAAAAGCTCTTATAGATGGGGAAGTGGAAGCATCTGACATTACGCATCTGATCACAGTTAGCTGCACAGGGCAGTTCCTTCCGGGTTTGGATGCTGTATTGATTCAACAGCTGGGATTAGCTGTCACTGTTAATCGGATTCCGCTAAACTTTCTAGGCTGCGCTGCTGGATTAAAGGCTGTTTGCCTATCACGGCAAATCGTATCAAGTAATCCTTCCGCAAAAGTATTAATTGTGTGTGTTGAGTTATGCACGCTTCACATTCAGCCCTCAAGCCAGCGTGAGGACTTATTCGGTGCATCTTTTTTCGGTGATGGATCTTCGGCGTGTATTGTAGGTTTAACCGAATCTAATCATCGTGGAATTTTTCAATTAGGAAACGAACACTCCATTCTCCTGCCAGACTCTGCCGAAGAGATGGTATGGGAGGTTGGCAATTACGGCTTTGATCTTTATCTTTCTACGAACATACCTAAACTCATCGGTAGAATGATTCCAGAACAAATTGAGCATCTGATCACCGGATGTCAAAAGCCTGAGTTATGGGCAATCCATCCCGGAGGTAAAGGCATCATAGACACGCTGGAAGAGATGTATGAACTAACGCAAGAGCAAACCCAGCCCAGTCGCAGTGTATTGCGGAATTATGGAAACATGTCCTCTGCTACCATATTATTCGTACTTAATGAAATGAGGCAGAAACTTATAAACCGTGACTCCGGACCGGCAAACGGTATAGCTCTGGCTTTCGGACCAGGTCTTACCTGCGAGATGATTCAAATTGCATACCTCCCATCCGTCATTACACAGGAGCAGCTAACAAATGAATTCCATGTTTAG
- a CDS encoding ferritin family protein encodes MNYVNPYWRAPSLVPVWLTAPQQAAELIKESVQGERSDELFYDQLIKMAPNAQQAAIITSIRDDERGHNRMFRQMYKDLTGYEVTGTLNEENPIVTSYMDGLQQAFDGELAAVEKYRKIWFGLPSGIYKDTLYGIIVDEQKHAAKYNNLLLRNLNTRFYHSTWS; translated from the coding sequence ATGAATTATGTAAATCCTTATTGGAGAGCTCCTTCGCTTGTTCCCGTCTGGCTCACCGCTCCCCAGCAAGCAGCTGAACTGATTAAGGAGTCTGTGCAAGGCGAACGAAGTGACGAACTGTTTTATGATCAGTTGATCAAGATGGCACCGAATGCACAGCAAGCTGCCATCATCACCTCGATAAGAGACGATGAACGGGGACATAATCGAATGTTTAGGCAAATGTACAAGGATTTAACCGGATATGAAGTTACAGGGACACTGAATGAAGAAAATCCGATCGTGACCTCGTACATGGATGGCTTACAGCAAGCGTTCGATGGCGAATTAGCTGCTGTTGAGAAATACAGAAAGATCTGGTTTGGACTTCCGAGCGGCATTTATAAGGATACCTTGTACGGCATCATCGTGGATGAACAGAAGCATGCTGCTAAGTATAACAATTTGCTTTTGCGCAATTTAAACACCCGCTTCTATCACAGTACATGGTCTTAA